Proteins from one Mesorhizobium sp. M9A.F.Ca.ET.002.03.1.2 genomic window:
- a CDS encoding DUF1465 family protein — MNDSSSRGSAKTIKLAERRVFSQSFKPLYQEGMGLVEQAAEYLDGKGRVEAKKLSRLAATLYAAESMRLTTRLMQVASWLLLQRAANSGEMTRDQVASEKSKVRLDTASANNDAAGWVELPKDFLDLVDRSLRLQALVRRMDEEIYGSAVADVPPSGRRVNPVSDQITLLNTAFARG; from the coding sequence ATGAACGACTCTTCTTCGAGGGGAAGCGCGAAAACCATCAAGCTGGCGGAGCGCCGGGTTTTCTCCCAATCCTTCAAGCCGCTCTACCAGGAAGGCATGGGCCTGGTCGAACAGGCGGCCGAATATCTGGACGGCAAGGGCCGGGTCGAGGCGAAGAAACTGTCCAGGCTGGCAGCGACGCTTTATGCGGCTGAGTCGATGCGGCTGACCACGAGGCTGATGCAGGTCGCCTCCTGGCTGCTTTTGCAGCGCGCGGCGAATTCCGGCGAGATGACCCGCGATCAGGTTGCTTCCGAAAAGTCCAAGGTGCGTCTCGACACCGCGTCCGCCAACAACGATGCCGCAGGCTGGGTCGAACTGCCCAAGGATTTTCTCGACCTCGTCGACCGCTCGCTGCGCCTGCAGGCGCTGGTGCGCCGCATGGACGAGGAAATCTATGGCAGCGCCGTGGCCGACGTGCCGCCATCCGGCCGCCGCGTCAATCCGGTTTCCGACCAGATCACGCTGCTGAACACGGCTTTCGCCCGCGGCTGA
- a CDS encoding DUF2269 family protein — protein MDWYPIVKFLHVVSAILWVGGGFTLMVLAVRADRAGNIEGMLQAMRATGELGNRFFAPMSMLTLAFGLIMCWFWVGFSDLWILIGLVGYTTTFCIGMFVFKPTADRMAGMIAKDGVTPAALAQGQRILSAARVDYSVMLVIIADMVLKPTLNDVTILGCMALVLTTGIALALGGTRRLVPSAA, from the coding sequence ATGGACTGGTATCCGATCGTCAAATTTCTGCATGTCGTTTCGGCCATCCTCTGGGTTGGCGGCGGCTTCACGCTGATGGTGCTTGCCGTGCGCGCCGACCGCGCCGGAAACATCGAAGGCATGCTGCAGGCCATGCGCGCCACCGGCGAGCTGGGCAACAGGTTCTTCGCGCCGATGTCGATGCTGACGCTCGCCTTCGGCTTGATCATGTGCTGGTTCTGGGTCGGTTTCTCCGACCTGTGGATTCTGATCGGCCTCGTCGGCTATACGACGACCTTCTGCATCGGCATGTTCGTCTTCAAGCCGACCGCCGACCGCATGGCGGGGATGATCGCCAAGGACGGCGTGACGCCGGCGGCCCTCGCCCAGGGCCAGCGCATCCTCAGCGCTGCGCGCGTGGACTATTCGGTGATGCTCGTGATTATCGCCGACATGGTGCTGAAGCCGACGCTGAACGATGTTACCATCCTGGGCTGCATGGCGCTGGTCCTGACCACTGGAATTGCTCTCGCCCTCGGCGGGACGCGCCGGTTGGTGCCGAGCGCCGCCTGA
- a CDS encoding sulfite exporter TauE/SafE family protein produces the protein MSGLLLDPWFYAAAIPAVILVGLSKGGFGGAVGFVGVPLMALIMPPVQAAAILLPILCLMDIVSVWAWWGVYDRKMLTDMMPGAVIGIGLGWLTAAAVTAEMVRLIVGAVAIIFVLRWVYLQMRHGADHSAAPNRAAGAFWGTVAGFTSFVAHVGGPPFQVYALPIRLDPKVLSGTAAIFFAATNALKLIPYFALGQFDTTNLTASAVLLPLAPLSTLAGAWLVRRMRPELFYPFTYATVAVVAVKLLWDGIAGLL, from the coding sequence ATGTCAGGTCTTCTCCTCGATCCGTGGTTCTATGCCGCCGCCATTCCAGCCGTCATCCTGGTCGGTCTGTCCAAGGGCGGCTTTGGCGGTGCGGTCGGCTTCGTCGGCGTGCCGCTGATGGCGCTGATTATGCCGCCGGTGCAGGCCGCCGCCATCCTGCTGCCTATACTGTGCCTGATGGATATCGTCTCGGTGTGGGCATGGTGGGGTGTCTACGACCGCAAGATGCTTACGGACATGATGCCGGGGGCGGTGATCGGCATCGGCCTCGGCTGGCTGACCGCGGCGGCGGTGACAGCGGAAATGGTGCGGCTGATCGTCGGCGCCGTCGCTATTATCTTCGTGCTTCGCTGGGTCTATCTACAGATGCGGCACGGCGCGGACCACTCTGCCGCGCCCAACCGCGCGGCCGGCGCCTTCTGGGGGACGGTCGCCGGCTTCACCAGCTTCGTCGCTCATGTCGGCGGCCCGCCCTTTCAGGTCTATGCGCTGCCGATCCGGCTTGATCCGAAAGTGCTGTCGGGCACAGCCGCAATCTTTTTTGCCGCCACCAACGCATTGAAGCTCATCCCCTATTTTGCGTTGGGACAGTTCGATACCACCAATCTGACCGCGTCGGCGGTTCTGCTACCGCTGGCGCCGCTCTCGACCCTTGCCGGCGCGTGGCTGGTGCGGCGGATGCGGCCGGAACTGTTCTATCCATTCACCTACGCGACCGTGGCGGTCGTCGCGGTCAAGCTTCTGTGGGACGGGATCGCCGGCCTCCTGTAG
- a CDS encoding Lrp/AsnC family transcriptional regulator, which translates to MLDELDKKLLDILIRDSRTSLKELAQKVGLSSPSVSERLRRLEDRGVIRAFTIEIDPQALGYTLQAIVRIRPLPGKLHIVQKLIEETPEFGECDKVTGDDCFVARLFVRSIGDLDKLLDRIADKAETSTAIIKAQPIQRRPPPLNMPSM; encoded by the coding sequence ATGCTGGACGAGCTGGATAAAAAGCTTCTCGATATACTGATCCGGGACTCACGAACCTCGCTGAAGGAGTTGGCCCAAAAGGTGGGGCTATCGTCGCCAAGTGTTTCGGAACGGCTTCGACGTCTCGAGGATCGCGGCGTTATCAGGGCCTTCACCATCGAGATCGATCCCCAGGCGCTCGGCTACACCTTGCAAGCGATCGTTCGCATCCGGCCTTTGCCGGGCAAGCTGCATATCGTCCAGAAGCTGATCGAGGAGACCCCGGAGTTTGGCGAATGCGACAAGGTGACGGGCGACGACTGCTTTGTTGCCCGGTTGTTCGTGCGCTCGATCGGCGATCTCGACAAGCTTCTCGACCGTATCGCCGACAAGGCCGAAACCAGCACCGCCATCATCAAGGCGCAACCGATCCAGAGGCGCCCGCCACCGCTCAACATGCCAAGCATGTGA
- a CDS encoding DMT family transporter — MDNTARGTIEMTAAMAILGTIGWFVVLSGQPIMDVVFWRCAFGAVTLLIICAALGLLRGRLSLRVVAIAALGGAAIVINWLLLFSSFSRASISIATAVYNTQPFMLVGFGALLFSERLTMTKLTWLGLAFAGMLLIVQASPDLGLDAGPNTGPNTGPNTGNVGTDYFTGIAMALGAAFFWAVAAIVTRKLRGTPPHLIALIQVCVGVVMLAPFANLSHLPADAWSWSMLATLGVVHTGLMYILMYGAIQKLPTHLQGSLSFIYPVVAILVDVVAFGHRLHPAQIVGAAAILIAAAGMNLGWTLWKSKPPAESTQAIK, encoded by the coding sequence ATGGACAACACGGCACGCGGCACGATCGAAATGACGGCCGCGATGGCGATCCTCGGCACGATCGGCTGGTTCGTCGTCCTTTCGGGCCAGCCCATCATGGACGTGGTGTTCTGGCGCTGCGCCTTCGGCGCGGTAACGCTGCTGATCATCTGCGCTGCCTTGGGACTGCTGCGCGGCAGGCTGTCGCTTCGCGTCGTGGCGATCGCGGCTCTCGGCGGTGCGGCCATCGTCATCAACTGGCTGCTGCTATTCAGCTCGTTTTCCCGCGCCTCGATCTCGATCGCCACGGCGGTCTACAACACGCAGCCCTTCATGCTGGTCGGCTTTGGCGCGCTCTTATTCTCAGAGCGGCTGACCATGACAAAGCTGACCTGGCTTGGGCTCGCCTTCGCCGGCATGCTGCTGATCGTGCAGGCGTCGCCTGATTTAGGCCTCGATGCAGGCCCCAATACAGGCCCCAATACAGGCCCCAATACAGGCAATGTCGGCACGGATTATTTTACCGGGATCGCGATGGCGCTCGGTGCGGCTTTCTTCTGGGCCGTCGCTGCCATCGTCACCAGGAAGCTCAGAGGTACGCCACCACACCTTATCGCCCTGATCCAGGTCTGCGTCGGTGTAGTCATGCTGGCACCCTTCGCCAACCTTTCCCACCTTCCCGCCGATGCGTGGAGCTGGAGCATGCTGGCGACGCTTGGCGTCGTCCATACCGGTCTGATGTACATCCTGATGTACGGCGCCATCCAGAAACTGCCGACGCATCTGCAGGGGTCGCTGTCCTTCATCTACCCCGTGGTGGCGATCCTGGTCGATGTCGTCGCTTTCGGCCATCGGCTGCATCCGGCCCAGATCGTTGGCGCCGCCGCCATCCTGATCGCGGCCGCCGGCATGAATCTCGGCTGGACGCTGTGGAAATCGAAGCCTCCAGCCGAGAGCACTCAGGCAATCAAGTGA
- a CDS encoding thiamine phosphate synthase: protein MNDATPPNRCRIVLIAPPGVSAERIGAAFEGGDVASLILPENSMDEASFQAFAEQIVPAAQAAGVAVVIAGDTRIAGRVQADGIHVEVGKAELAETIERFQEKIMVGTGGAKTRDDALELGEVRPDYIFFGRFGFDNKPEPHPRNLSLGQWWADVIQIPCIVMAGSDLASVEAVAATGAEFVALSSAVFADGVDPKMAVASANALLDETAPRFED, encoded by the coding sequence ATGAACGACGCTACGCCTCCAAATCGCTGCCGTATCGTGCTGATCGCGCCGCCCGGCGTGTCGGCTGAGCGCATCGGCGCGGCGTTCGAGGGCGGCGACGTCGCCTCGCTCATCCTGCCCGAGAACAGCATGGACGAAGCCTCCTTCCAGGCCTTCGCCGAGCAGATCGTGCCGGCGGCGCAGGCGGCAGGCGTCGCTGTCGTCATTGCCGGCGACACCCGCATAGCCGGCCGCGTCCAGGCCGACGGCATCCACGTCGAGGTCGGCAAGGCCGAACTCGCCGAGACGATCGAGCGCTTCCAGGAAAAGATCATGGTCGGCACCGGTGGCGCCAAGACCCGCGACGATGCGCTGGAACTCGGCGAGGTCAGGCCCGATTACATCTTCTTCGGCCGCTTCGGCTTCGACAACAAGCCGGAGCCGCACCCACGCAACCTGTCGCTGGGCCAATGGTGGGCGGATGTGATCCAGATCCCTTGCATCGTGATGGCCGGATCCGACCTCGCCTCGGTGGAAGCGGTGGCTGCCACCGGCGCCGAATTCGTGGCGCTGTCCAGCGCCGTCTTCGCCGACGGCGTCGACCCAAAGATGGCAGTCGCCAGCGCCAATGCGTTGCTCGACGAAACCGCGCCGCGTTTCGAGGACTGA
- a CDS encoding tetratricopeptide repeat protein, giving the protein MPARTILFGVFLAVLTVNAAGAETVPLPQPKPDTATQTDKPIATPLPQPATTAPPSADAINPDRFGAKPSDSAYGAFQRGLYKTAYNLALVRAQNGDPAAQTLVAEILSRGLGTPVNAAEAAKWYALAAEQGIPESQFQYALMLLDGRYVKKDEKAAYALMQAAAEAGNRLAQFNFAQLLVKQDPGDAGIAKAVSYYQRAAATGLADAQYAMAQIYANGVGGTPRDDAQARGLLAQAARQNYDTAQIDLAAWMIEGRGGARDLKSGFGWMKQAAEGGNVAAQNRLAKLYMGGIGTDPDPILAGAWYTVARRAGLIDPQMDDFLQGLTEEQIKQALQRANRLP; this is encoded by the coding sequence GTGCCGGCGCGGACAATCCTTTTCGGTGTTTTTCTAGCGGTGCTCACGGTGAATGCCGCTGGCGCGGAAACCGTCCCGCTGCCGCAACCCAAGCCCGACACCGCCACACAGACGGACAAGCCGATCGCCACGCCGCTGCCGCAGCCCGCCACCACTGCCCCGCCGTCGGCCGACGCCATCAATCCCGACCGCTTCGGCGCAAAGCCGTCGGATTCCGCCTATGGCGCCTTCCAGCGCGGCCTTTACAAGACGGCCTACAACCTCGCTTTGGTCCGCGCCCAGAACGGCGATCCGGCGGCACAGACACTGGTCGCCGAGATCTTGTCGCGCGGCCTTGGCACGCCGGTCAACGCGGCGGAGGCGGCGAAATGGTACGCGCTAGCCGCCGAGCAGGGCATACCGGAATCGCAGTTCCAATATGCGCTGATGCTGCTCGACGGCCGCTACGTCAAGAAGGACGAAAAGGCGGCCTACGCGCTGATGCAGGCCGCCGCCGAGGCCGGCAACCGTCTGGCGCAATTCAACTTCGCGCAGCTGCTGGTCAAACAGGATCCGGGCGATGCCGGCATCGCAAAGGCCGTGTCCTACTATCAGCGCGCCGCCGCGACCGGCCTTGCCGACGCGCAATATGCAATGGCGCAGATCTATGCCAATGGCGTCGGCGGCACGCCGCGTGACGATGCCCAGGCCCGAGGCTTGCTGGCGCAGGCAGCACGGCAGAATTACGACACGGCACAGATCGATCTCGCCGCCTGGATGATCGAGGGACGTGGTGGCGCCCGCGATCTGAAGTCTGGCTTCGGCTGGATGAAGCAAGCCGCCGAGGGCGGCAATGTCGCCGCCCAGAACCGCCTCGCCAAGCTTTACATGGGCGGCATCGGCACCGATCCGGATCCGATCCTTGCCGGCGCCTGGTACACTGTCGCCCGCCGCGCCGGGCTTATCGATCCGCAAATGGACGATTTTCTGCAGGGTCTGACCGAGGAACAGATCAAACAGGCGCTGCAGCGGGCCAACCGCCTGCCGTAA
- the efp gene encoding elongation factor P → MAKINGNEIRPGNVIEHDGGLWVAVRTNTVKPGKGGAYNQVELKNLINGTKLNERFRSAETVEQIRLEMKDFSFLYEQGEALVFMDTESYEQLELQKDFVGDRAAFLQDGMMVTVQLYDERPIGISLPDQVTLTITEADPVVKGQTAASSYKPAILENGVRVLVPPFIGSGERIVVDTNEITYVRRAD, encoded by the coding sequence ATGGCCAAGATCAATGGCAACGAAATCCGTCCCGGCAACGTCATCGAGCATGATGGCGGCCTGTGGGTGGCGGTCAGGACCAACACCGTCAAGCCCGGCAAGGGCGGCGCCTACAACCAGGTCGAGCTGAAGAACCTGATCAACGGCACTAAGCTCAATGAGCGTTTCCGTTCCGCCGAGACCGTCGAACAGATCCGGCTGGAGATGAAGGATTTCTCCTTCCTCTACGAGCAGGGCGAAGCGCTGGTGTTCATGGATACCGAAAGCTACGAGCAGCTTGAATTGCAAAAGGATTTCGTCGGCGACCGCGCCGCCTTCCTGCAGGACGGCATGATGGTGACGGTCCAGCTTTATGACGAAAGGCCGATCGGCATTTCGCTGCCCGACCAGGTGACGCTGACCATCACCGAGGCCGACCCGGTGGTGAAGGGCCAGACCGCAGCCTCGTCCTACAAGCCGGCGATACTGGAGAACGGCGTCCGCGTGCTGGTGCCGCCCTTCATCGGTTCGGGCGAGCGCATCGTCGTCGACACCAACGAAATCACCTACGTGCGCCGCGCGGACTGA
- a CDS encoding inositol monophosphatase family protein: MARSALLNVMVQAAMKAGRSLSRDFGEVQNLQVSMKGPGDYVSQADRKAEDILFTELSKARPGYAFLMEERGVIEGDDGQHRWIVDPLDGTTNFLHGIPLFAISIALERQGQIVAGVIYNPAMDELYTAERGGGAFMNDRRLRVAGRTKLIDAVIGCGVPHLGRGQHGNFLVELRNVMAEVSGVRRLGSASLDLAYVAAGRMDGFWETGLSAWDIAAGILLIREAGGFVSDFAGGQNMLDGGSVVAGNEIIQRALLKTVKKPVPPR; encoded by the coding sequence ATGGCGCGTTCAGCACTTCTCAATGTCATGGTCCAGGCCGCCATGAAGGCCGGCCGCTCGCTGTCGCGCGATTTCGGCGAAGTGCAGAACCTGCAGGTCTCGATGAAGGGACCGGGCGACTATGTCAGCCAGGCAGACCGCAAGGCCGAGGACATCCTCTTCACCGAACTGTCGAAGGCGCGGCCGGGCTATGCCTTCCTGATGGAGGAGCGCGGCGTGATCGAAGGCGACGACGGCCAGCACCGCTGGATCGTCGATCCGCTCGACGGCACCACCAATTTCCTGCACGGCATCCCGCTCTTCGCCATCTCGATCGCGCTGGAGCGCCAGGGCCAGATCGTCGCCGGCGTCATCTACAACCCGGCGATGGACGAGCTCTACACCGCCGAGCGCGGCGGCGGCGCCTTCATGAACGACCGCCGGCTGCGTGTCGCCGGCCGCACCAAGCTGATCGATGCGGTGATCGGCTGCGGTGTGCCGCATCTCGGGCGTGGCCAGCACGGCAACTTCCTTGTCGAGCTGCGCAATGTGATGGCCGAGGTCTCGGGCGTGCGACGCCTCGGCTCTGCTTCGCTCGATCTCGCCTATGTCGCTGCTGGCCGCATGGACGGGTTCTGGGAAACCGGCCTGTCGGCCTGGGACATCGCCGCCGGCATCCTGCTGATCCGCGAGGCGGGCGGTTTCGTCTCCGACTTCGCTGGCGGGCAGAACATGCTCGATGGCGGCTCGGTCGTCGCCGGCAACGAGATCATCCAGCGCGCGCTGCTGAAGACGGTGAAAAAGCCGGTGCCCCCGCGTTGA
- a CDS encoding hemolysin III family protein codes for MTNTGPESQIEIPFIGRWHYSRAEMIADGVVHAVGIVLAIAAGSALLALAASHAGPGEYVAAAFYVVSLLTVLSVSLAYNLWPVSPAKWILRRFDHAAIYLLIAATYTPFLAQLDGSPLALSMIVLVWVAAAIGIAIKVLLPGRFDRLAIVFYLAIGWSGIVLVEPLVQTLPTTSIALIVAGGIVYSCGVIFFAWKGLRFHNALWHGFVVTGAGLHLAAMVDCLVINRL; via the coding sequence ATGACGAACACCGGGCCCGAATCCCAGATCGAGATCCCCTTCATAGGACGCTGGCACTATTCGCGCGCCGAAATGATCGCCGACGGCGTCGTCCATGCGGTGGGCATCGTGCTCGCCATTGCCGCCGGCTCGGCCCTGCTGGCGCTGGCCGCCTCCCATGCCGGCCCTGGCGAATATGTCGCCGCTGCCTTCTACGTGGTTTCGCTGCTCACCGTGCTGTCGGTGTCGCTGGCCTACAATCTGTGGCCGGTATCGCCGGCCAAGTGGATTTTGCGCCGCTTCGACCATGCCGCGATCTATCTGCTGATCGCCGCGACCTACACGCCTTTCCTGGCCCAGCTCGACGGCTCGCCGCTGGCCCTCTCGATGATCGTTCTGGTCTGGGTTGCCGCAGCGATCGGCATCGCCATCAAGGTGCTGCTTCCCGGCCGCTTCGACCGGCTGGCGATCGTCTTCTATCTCGCCATCGGCTGGAGCGGCATCGTCCTGGTCGAGCCTCTCGTCCAGACATTGCCGACGACATCGATCGCGCTGATCGTTGCCGGCGGCATCGTCTATTCCTGCGGCGTCATCTTCTTCGCCTGGAAGGGCCTGCGCTTCCACAATGCGCTATGGCACGGCTTTGTCGTCACCGGCGCCGGCCTGCACCTGGCCGCCATGGTCGACTGCCTGGTCATCAACCGGCTCTGA
- a CDS encoding MotA/TolQ/ExbB proton channel family protein has translation MAFFKSFGMDRRSDVLMYDPHKLSSPQVFLLTMVIFLMIVAFIAAILTRQISSAFATNPGLNGLIIGVLVVGILLAFVQVGRLFREVRWVNSFRAGSETTEPVLLAPMKAMIGRSPTIAFSTSSMRTMLDSIATRLDETRDTSRYLVGLLVFLGLLGTFWGLLNTIGSIRETIASLDPGTGDAAAVLESLKQGLSAPLAGMGTAFSSSLFGLSGSLVLGFLDLQAGRAQTRFYTELENWLSSVTDLSSDIVVAEPVKAESSDEIRVLSERLRSLQENGGGANPRVATAMANLADGISGLVKNMRSEQQIMRDWVEAQSDEQKAMRSTLEKIADALKKPGVH, from the coding sequence ATGGCTTTTTTCAAATCCTTCGGCATGGACAGACGTTCCGACGTTCTGATGTACGATCCGCACAAATTGTCGAGCCCGCAGGTCTTTCTCCTGACCATGGTCATCTTCCTGATGATCGTCGCCTTCATCGCCGCCATCCTGACCCGTCAGATCTCGAGCGCCTTCGCCACCAATCCCGGTCTCAACGGCCTGATCATCGGCGTGCTTGTGGTCGGTATCCTGCTGGCCTTCGTGCAGGTCGGCCGGCTGTTTCGCGAAGTGCGCTGGGTCAACTCCTTTCGGGCCGGCTCCGAAACCACCGAGCCGGTGCTGCTGGCACCGATGAAGGCGATGATCGGCCGCTCGCCGACGATCGCCTTCTCGACCAGCTCGATGCGCACCATGCTCGATTCGATCGCCACCCGCCTCGACGAAACCCGCGATACCTCGCGATACCTTGTCGGGCTGCTGGTTTTCCTTGGCCTGCTCGGCACTTTTTGGGGTCTGCTCAACACAATCGGCTCGATCCGCGAAACCATCGCGTCGCTCGATCCCGGCACCGGCGATGCCGCGGCCGTGCTCGAATCCCTGAAGCAGGGGCTTTCCGCGCCGCTGGCCGGCATGGGCACCGCCTTCTCGTCCTCGCTGTTCGGCCTGTCCGGTTCCCTGGTGCTCGGGTTCCTCGACCTGCAGGCTGGCCGCGCCCAGACACGTTTCTACACCGAGCTCGAAAACTGGCTGTCCTCGGTCACCGACCTGTCGTCCGACATCGTCGTCGCCGAACCGGTCAAGGCCGAATCCTCCGACGAGATCCGCGTCCTGTCGGAAAGGCTGCGCAGCTTGCAGGAGAATGGCGGCGGCGCCAATCCGCGCGTCGCCACCGCCATGGCCAATCTTGCCGACGGCATTTCGGGCCTGGTCAAGAACATGCGCTCGGAGCAGCAGATCATGCGCGACTGGGTCGAGGCCCAATCGGACGAGCAGAAGGCGATGCGCAGCACGCTGGAGAAGATCGCCGACGCCCTGAAGAAGCCTGGAGTTCATTAG
- a CDS encoding peptidoglycan -binding protein encodes MALARSRRADRRIDYWPGFVDALSTLLLAIMFLLTVFVLAQFLLGREISGKDTVLNRLNLQINELTQLLALERSTTQDREDSLANLQASLSASEAEKSRLEQLLAQGAGAGDAANQRATALSGELDNQRQISQQALSQVEILNQQIAALRRQIGALEEALNVSEARDRESNTKIADLGRRLNVALAQRVQELNRYRSDFFGRLREILADRENIRIVGDRFVFQSEVLFPTGSEVINDAGKVEMKKLADAIIDLQKEIPPEINWVLRVDGHTDDKPLSGTGRYRDNWELSTARSTSVVKFLIENGVPANRLVAAGFGEFQPLDPTDTEDARNKNRRIELKLTER; translated from the coding sequence ATGGCTCTTGCCAGGAGCCGGCGTGCCGATCGCCGCATCGACTACTGGCCGGGCTTCGTCGACGCGCTGTCGACGCTGCTGCTCGCGATCATGTTCCTGCTCACGGTCTTCGTTCTGGCGCAGTTCCTGCTCGGCCGCGAAATCTCCGGCAAGGACACGGTGCTCAATCGCCTCAACCTGCAGATCAACGAACTGACCCAGCTTCTGGCGCTGGAACGCTCGACGACGCAGGACAGGGAAGATTCGCTCGCCAATTTACAGGCGTCGCTGTCGGCGTCAGAGGCGGAAAAGAGCCGGCTCGAGCAATTGCTGGCGCAAGGCGCCGGTGCCGGCGACGCGGCCAACCAGCGCGCCACGGCACTTTCGGGCGAACTCGACAACCAGCGCCAGATCAGCCAGCAGGCGCTGAGCCAGGTCGAAATCCTCAACCAGCAGATCGCGGCGCTGCGCAGGCAGATCGGAGCGCTCGAAGAAGCGCTCAACGTGTCCGAAGCGCGCGATCGCGAGTCCAACACCAAGATCGCCGATCTCGGCCGCCGCTTGAACGTCGCGCTGGCGCAACGCGTGCAGGAACTGAACCGCTATCGGTCCGACTTCTTCGGGCGCTTACGCGAAATCCTCGCCGACCGCGAGAACATCCGCATCGTCGGCGACCGCTTCGTCTTCCAGTCGGAAGTGCTTTTCCCGACTGGCTCCGAAGTGATTAACGACGCCGGCAAGGTCGAGATGAAGAAGCTCGCCGACGCCATCATCGACCTGCAGAAGGAGATCCCGCCGGAGATCAACTGGGTGCTGCGCGTCGACGGCCACACCGACGACAAGCCGCTGTCGGGCACCGGCCGCTACCGCGACAATTGGGAATTGTCGACGGCGCGTTCGACCTCGGTGGTGAAGTTCCTGATCGAGAACGGCGTGCCGGCCAACCGGCTGGTTGCGGCCGGCTTCGGCGAATTCCAGCCGCTCGACCCCACCGACACCGAAGACGCACGCAACAAGAACCGCCGTATCGAGCTGAAGCTGACCGAGCGCTGA
- a CDS encoding DUF1304 domain-containing protein has protein sequence MIADVLVGLVALIHLYIVYLEMVLWDTPRGHKAFKLTPEFASASKVLAANQGLYNGFLAAGLIWGLYLGEAGFQIKIFFLVCVAIAGLYGAATVGRKILFIQTVPAVLALIALALS, from the coding sequence ATGATCGCCGACGTGCTGGTCGGGTTGGTGGCGCTGATCCACCTCTACATCGTTTACCTGGAGATGGTGCTGTGGGACACGCCGCGCGGCCACAAAGCGTTCAAGCTGACGCCGGAATTCGCCAGCGCATCCAAGGTGCTCGCCGCCAACCAGGGGCTCTACAACGGTTTTCTCGCCGCCGGCCTGATCTGGGGGCTTTACCTCGGCGAGGCCGGTTTCCAGATCAAGATCTTCTTCTTGGTCTGCGTCGCCATAGCCGGCCTCTACGGCGCGGCGACGGTCGGCAGGAAGATACTGTTCATCCAGACCGTGCCGGCAGTGCTGGCGCTGATCGCGCTCGCGTTGAGCTAA